CTGATCGAACTGGATCGCGCCGGGGTCGATCATGTCCAGCTGTCCCTGCAAGGCATCCGCCCCGACATGGCCGATCGCATCAGCGGTCATCCGGGATCATGGGACAAGAAGATGGCCTTCGCCGACTGGGTGACGGAAATCGGTTTTCCCCTGACCATCAACGCGGTGGTGCATCGCCAGAACATGGATCGCCTGCCCGACATGATCGACTTGGCCGAAGAACTGGGCGCGCGCCGGATCGAGGTCGCGACCGTGCAGTTCCACGGCTGGGCCGATCTGAACCGCGCCGCACTGATGCCAACGCGCGAACAGGCCGCCATTGCGCGACAGGTGGTCAACGCAGCGCGGATTCGGCTGCGCGGACGCATGGTGATCGACTATGTGCCCGCCGACCATCACGCCATTTACCCCAAGGCCTGCATGGGTGGCTGGGGCAGCACCGGGCTGAATGTCGCTCCTGACGGATCTGTCCTGCCCTGCCACGCCGCACCGTCGATCCCCTGGATGCGTTTTGACAATGTCCGCAATCGCAGCCTGTCGGACATCTGGCACCTGTCTGATGCCTTCAACGCCTTTCGCGGCACCGAATGGATGGCCGAGCCATGCCGATCATGTGAGCGGAAAAACGTGGATTTTGGCGGCTGTCGATGTCAGGCTATGGCATTGGCGGGAGAGGCGCGGGCGACCGATCCGGTGTGCTCGAAATCGCCGCTGCATGCGCAGGTCGTCGCGCGGGCCGAGGAGGACGCGGCCACCGACAGGGATGATTTCATCTATCGGCGCATGAAAAAGGGAGGATGAGAGATGAAGGCATGGCTTTTGACCGGGCTGCTTCTGGCGTCGCCCGCATTGGCGCAGGAAAACCCGTTGCTGCCATCCGAAACCTGGGAAGATCTGCGCCAAACCGTCGTAGGCCTTGACGAGGAGCCGCCTCTGAACAGCGCGATCCTGGACCTGGAGGCACCGATGCGCGCCAATGACGCCGCCATCGTGCCCATCCGGCTGACCCAGCCGACAGATGCACCACCGATTGACGGCCTGACGCTGGTCATTGATGAAAACCCCGCGCCGGTCGCCGCAGAATATGAATTCGGCCCGGCGCTGATGCCGCTGGATTTCGAAGTCCGAGTTCGCGTCGATGCCTATTCCGATGTTCGTGCCATTGGCGATCTTGCCGATGGCGGCAAGGTCATGTCAGGGCGTTTCGTCAAGGCATCGGGCGGATGTTCGGCTCCGGCGGGCAAGGATATGGCCGCGGTCGAACAATCCATGGGGCAGATGCGCTGGAAAAGCACCATGCAGGACGGGCGCAGCATCGGCACCCTGATGATCCGTCATCCGATGTTTTCGGGCCTGCAGCGTG
This is a stretch of genomic DNA from Paracoccus seriniphilus. It encodes these proteins:
- the pqqE gene encoding pyrroloquinoline quinone biosynthesis protein PqqE; its protein translation is MKDQPAPHDIDGNPVSSGPPMAMLAEITHRCPLACPYCSNPVELTRAQAELPAEDWVRVFREAADLGVLQVHISGGEPGARRDLAQIVAGAKDARLYVNLITSGIGISRTRLIELDRAGVDHVQLSLQGIRPDMADRISGHPGSWDKKMAFADWVTEIGFPLTINAVVHRQNMDRLPDMIDLAEELGARRIEVATVQFHGWADLNRAALMPTREQAAIARQVVNAARIRLRGRMVIDYVPADHHAIYPKACMGGWGSTGLNVAPDGSVLPCHAAPSIPWMRFDNVRNRSLSDIWHLSDAFNAFRGTEWMAEPCRSCERKNVDFGGCRCQAMALAGEARATDPVCSKSPLHAQVVARAEEDAATDRDDFIYRRMKKGG
- a CDS encoding quinoprotein dehydrogenase-associated SoxYZ-like carrier translates to MKAWLLTGLLLASPALAQENPLLPSETWEDLRQTVVGLDEEPPLNSAILDLEAPMRANDAAIVPIRLTQPTDAPPIDGLTLVIDENPAPVAAEYEFGPALMPLDFEVRVRVDAYSDVRAIGDLADGGKVMSGRFVKASGGCSAPAGKDMAAVEQSMGQMRWKSTMQDGRSIGTLMIRHPMFSGLQRDQVTLLNIPANFIDRLQVRQGDELLFSMQAGISVSEDPVFRFAYDPNGQPITVHAEDLDGHVWDQTFGAKG